TTCCTTTAAAAGCTGTGTAGGACTGCAGATTTAAATTCAATGCTAGTGTATATTGATGAAGCAAACAATGTCAGTGTCATTTGCCTTTTGTGACTCCATTGGTTCTTCTCTGCAGAGGGATGCATCAAGCAGGAATGGCCTAAAAGCAATGAATAGCCGATGTCTGACAGCGGCTTCCTCTTGAATGGTTAGGTAAGActgccacctagtgactgaagaCAGCACTGCAGGCTACAGTCTGATCTTTATTAATTAGAACTAATTAATCCACTTTGAAAACAAAAAATCCACAGGGACCACCCACCTAAGGTCCCGTTAGAATTCATGCCAAGTTTCAGAGATCTTGTTTTCACATTCATGGGGCTATGGCATGCAAGCATTGTTTTTCAATATTAGTGGGGGGATGTTACGCATCGATTATTGCACAAGCTGTGACAAAGACCTGACTGCCTAGGACCATCTCATAAAGAAGGTTAGAAATGCTGGCACGTGAACTTTGCAAAACGCCGTATATACTAAAGAAGACAGTAAGCATCGTCTGAATCCTTCCTTTCAGCACTACTGCTGATGACTCCCATATCAGTGGAGGCCCTGcatctgctctaggttttagtttgaacttgaaAGAATGGTCCAAGATGCTGAATTTGTTAGGGAAAtaaggttcaacaccttggacatCTCACTAAAAGTTCACTCTAGAACTCAGGACAGATGTACCACacctgaaagccagtgtggcatagtggtttgagcattggactacaactctggggaccagggttcaattcccgctttgctatgaaacccactgtgagaccgtgggtaagtcacagtctctcagcttcaggggaggcaatggcaaacctcccttgaacaaatattgctgagaaaaccccatgatagggtcaccataagccagaaatgatgaGTATGGAAGTTACCAACCTTCATGGATCCCTTTATAGCTTATTTCAACAGATGGGTATGCATATCATGTTTTGTTTCACTCCAGCTTAATTTCTCATGAACCGACTACTACGCTTCATGTATTTCCACCCAAATGTGCCACCTCCTCCCAGAACTGCGGCGCGAAAAGCAACTGGTGGAATGTGAATGAAGCTTAATAAATGCTGCCCTTCTCTGCAGCGATGCGCTTACATGCCCACACACCCTGACGCATTAGGAATTCTGAAAAGAAGAATGCTAAAAAGAATCCGTTCCCAGAAGAGAGACGATGGCAGACAACAATGAGAGGGAAGAAGGATGCTTTGAGGCTTTTGTCACACATATGTGTTCTTTTGGAGGGTCTCCCCAAGACTtggggtgtagccacactgtagaattaaagcagcttgacaccacttccatgactctatcctacagaatcctaggatctaTAGTtcggtgaggcaccagagctctctgacagatcagcctggatacctcaccaaactgcaaaccctggGATTCTGGCAAGTTGGGAGCTAAAATCCTACACATTTGTCCCACTGAACCCATAAAGACCAGTGCCAACTGGTGGGGATGGTGGACTCACATCAGGTCCAAAGGACCTCTCTAGGGTGCTGAATCTCTTATGGGGCTAGAATGGAGAGCTCCTTCAAAGATGGAAAGTGGTTGGGACAAAAAGTTGGAACCGGATCCACTGCCCTACTGACACAGAGGCCACCAATGAGTAGGATCTCTAAGCAGATCCCACTGTGTATCCTTTTCTGTATTTCACATTtagatggaggaggagaggagacgaAGGAGAAGGTGGGTATGGGAAGCTGccgtccaaaacatctagagggcaccaggttggcaAAGGCTGACCTAAGCAATCAGCCAGTTTTGTACGGCAAAGCATATAATTatgtggcattttaaaagcacatccAATCGCATTTATTTCTTTGGGTGATTATTCATGCTGTTTGCCTAGATAGATATGCCATCTTATCTCTCAAGTGTCAACACAACTAAGAATCTCCCCTGCAACTgttcaaaaaatgaaaaatgagatTTCATAAACTCTTTAATCTCCCCTCAGGCTCCTtgacaattaaaacagaaaatggccTCCAATGGAATTTAGGGATTTAACTGAAACAGTTGCCCGAAATGTGCGAGCAACTAAGGCAAAGTCTGATAGTTGCAAAGAAGCTCTTATGAGCTCATGGGGGGAATTAACAACCATGATTCCGGGTGCAGCTCTTTGTAAGCCTGGCCTTTTGATTTAAAAGAGACCTGTCTGTCtgtatctatagttttttgtgagtctTTTGGGCTGGATGGCCAAGTTCTGGAAGAATTGATTCCCGACTTTtcgcttgcatctgtggctggcatcttcagacacacaaaaaacgatggatgccagccatgaaagccttcgacttcacattgtccGTATctgttatttataattttttgttcCACTTGTACCACTTTTTACATCTGCATATTCCACTTCTTAATAATAATGACTTCTTTGCAAATAGTTCCCAAGCGTCTGGTCCTCGTCGTATCAGTAAAATGATGAAATCCGCTCTGTGTTTTTGTCTAAACTAGGAGTTATCTGAGGTGCCAAGCCTATTCGGGGAAATAGCTCTCCTAAAGTTCAGACTGTGTTACCAGTTTtgctaaataaatatgaatattcagGATGAAAGTAAGGGCCTATCTGGTTAGCATTATCTGACCTCATAGGCAAACTACaacatttgggggcatttgggaGAGGCTTTTGGctggtttgggggcaaaacatTACAATTACAAATGGGGGCTTGGAGGGCCCACACTTTGCCAATCTTAATTTACACAATTCGCTCCTCCCGGATGAAAGGATACAACCTGCAAACGAGAAAAGCCAACTATTTAGGGCATCATTTCTGCATTTTATTTCATCTCAAACCAAAGAACTGGGGGAGCGGGGAAGAGAGACTGAGGCTTAACTTCCTGTGTAACTACATTCCTCACTAACCTAAAGAAATGGAATTAGAAAACACTTCTAACATTAATACTGGCTTGCAGTCCTACAGCTGAGCTGACATCCCTATTGATAGCCAGCTAGTTTCAGGACTGTTGGGTACCGGGCGCGATGGGCCATGCATTTCTGCCTGTCGATGAAAATACTGTTAGCCTTGACCGCAATCTCCTTCTCCAGATTCATCCGCGTGGCTTCTAGGTTCACCAGGGCCTGTTCTGAGCCCTCAAGCTTCTCCTTCAGAGCCTCAATGGATGCTGTCAACTCCCCAACTTCGCTGACCAACCTGGATAAGAAGGGGACAGAATACTATCCATCAGATATTATATTCTGAGGTTACATTtcaatgaggaggaagaagaggaggaggaggacagagtgCTACAGGCTGGGCACCATATTGGGTCTATATTTTGCAAAAATTTAAGGTCCTGAAGCCCATATTTTGGAGGAACCAATGCACTGCAACAGGGGTGGTCACACATCATATAGCACCGTGAAGCCAGTTCTGTGTGTCAAGTTATATAATTATAAGATAAAGTAAGGCagagagcctaaataccctactGTATATGTGCATCTCGTATCGTATACGTATATACCATATGAGAGCCTATGCACCAAATCCTGtcagatcctggaagctaagcagggtcagccctggttaatacttgcatgggagaccatgctggctctatttcagaggaagggactgctCTGCTTAtttcttgccttagaaaacccagtaaaattcatggggtcaccataagtcaacaagacacatacacatgcacaaagTAAAGCAGAGTCTCaaaagccagtatgatgtagtgtcAGTATTGTGCGTTGATTATGAACAGCGcatgtctgtttctctctttgAGAACATGTAGCCTAATGAGGTTTCTGTAAGACAAGGTGAAAGAAACACTGAAGCATTGGTGTACCAACTGAATTTTTGTGTTGATTGCCCAGAACATGGACTGGTTCGTGCCTCTTGGACTCGCATTTCTAATGGGAATGGAAGACTGCAAagtggggggaaagcacccaGTAGTTGCTagtttttccttcccctttccatGTGTTTGCATTTGTAGAAAGGTGTTAGCGACGGGTGCTGGATGCTGATAATCTTCCCTCGCTGGGTGTGTTTGCAGAACGATCAATGCCTGCTTCATTACATCCGCAGGAGCAGGACTCCGAGTTAATAACCTTTCAGGGGTAATGACAGAAATCCATTTGAAACAAGGGACCGACTAGACCTGGGGTGAAGGTTCTTGTTCTCTGTTGCGACTTGGGAGCCATCTGTTCTGCGCAACTTTGGAACAGTACACAAGTTTAGAGAGGAGCGCTCTGAATGTACAACTACCTCCATAGATGgtatttattagtagtagtagtagtagtagtagtatttataccccgctcttcagccaaaaggctatcagagaggcttacattttttttaaaattaggcaTAAAACTCATTCAGATCTCGTTGGCATCTCTGACATCAATAAATCATTAGAAACAAGCTGGACCACTTTTGGACTTGGATGTGGAGCGCCAAGCTCCATGTTCATAGTACCAATCTGTGGCTAGATTTTTGAAGGAAAGGTCCAAAGACTGAGCATAAGGACAAAGTAAGGTAGAGCCATGCTAAAGGAAAGGTATTCAGAATTAAAGAAAGCATTGGGAACTGAAGGGTTATTAAGAATCTCAAGGGAAAGAGGATTAACCATCACCAGAACATTCAGACTATAACACTGGCTAACTGGGGCTTTCTACTAATAACAAAAAACAAGCGGGGATCTATGGGAAAGTTTCAATAGGAATAGTTTTTAGTTGTATGCAAAGGACCTTGTGGTGCCTTTGAGACTGAAACGGTGCAAAAAGAAGTCGTAGCGTCGGCTTTCGGAGGCATGGTCTACCTCTTCAGGtgcagtctatgaaagtttatgtcaCAACTTCTTTCACGctgtttgtctcaaaggtgctacaagatccctttgcagactgaccTTCCAGACCAATGCGGCTATGAATTCTAGTTTTTACTCTTTACTAATGACTGTTGTTTCACCGTTCCAGTATCTTCCTATGATTTattaaatgttgttttatgcTGTTGGTCGGTAGGTAGATTTTTCCGAAAGTGTTCTTTTCCGCAAACGGTAACGTGTATGTTTGCTTCAGTGCCAGTTTGCTCAGATGAAGGCTGGCATCTGGACTGGCGCTGCGTCATTAAATAAACTGCTGCCCTCAATGCCCTCTTATCTCCTTTCTTGAACCCCAAACTAAACATCTTCATTTCCCAATATAATTTCTTGGTTCTAGAGGCAACCGTGGAGAGGGAAACCCAACCCTTCACACACTACgtcaatatatatttatatgcatatataacCTATCAAGAGGTGTTTTCAGCCACAGAGGGAATGAGAGAAAAATCTAATTTTGCAAATTAACCATTCTGGAAGTTGgcatcccttcttccttctcaccAAATCCTCAATCCAATTTGTTTTTCTTACCTTAtttttggaagaaataaaattacattaGAGTACAGGCTCAAGGCATCTTAACGTCGGGCGCAATAATTTGCTATGGCAGAAGCCAAGAGACTccacaaaagaaaagagagagacattTCAAGACGCTGGAAGGGGGTCTTTATGAGATGAAAAGCTCATTGCCTTTTGGCTGATAGATAAGTCTTGCAGCTTTTTCTCAAGAGCCGCTAAATGTCAAGACTGCGGAAGTTTTTAGACCAGAAATTCAAACAACACTTACAGCTTTCCTTTTGCAGAAAGAATTTGGTGCCTGAAGTCAATGAAAAGAGGAATATTCTCTCTCACAAACACATGCGCACCACAGCCATATCAAATAGAAAAGTTGACTGGAAAGCAACTGACTCTTTTCTTCAACACTGACAATGGAAGAGCATCCAAAGTTTCACCAAGACTTATTTGGAGGCTGCAAAGCAAGCTGCATAGgacacagctctgtcctccaacagTCCTCCTTGATACCAACTCCACATATTTGACCTGTAACAGCTCCGGTTGCAATCCACTACCTTTCTGTGAAATGGGACTGTTATTTTCTGGGATCAGGAGTTTGCACGAACTTGTGCTGCAGCCAAGAAGGACTCTTTTGCAAAGTTGTTCACAGTTTTCTTGAATTTCCAAGGTGCCATATCTGAACTGGATACATGGGGAAGCCAGAGAGCACTTTCCTGTATTTTCCAATGGCACAATAGTAACTCTAATGTAACTTGCAAGTAACAAGGAAGTCAGCATGTTCCCTCTCTGGACTGCAGTGACATCACAAGTTGGGTAACGAAAGTAATGAGCCAAATAACTCACTCTTTTCAATAAGCAACATTCCAGTTTCTGTATTGATTGCAGTATTTCATATAGCAGCAATGGAAGGCTATCAAACAGCTTTGCGTACCCCAAATCTCACCTCATCCCACCAATGGCTCAGGGTTATAATTTCAGGACTTGGTTTACAATTTGGACAACGCTGAAAGCGCTTACCTGAACTGGGCTGCGTCCTTGCAGAGGTCAATATTAGGCCTGAAAGAACGATCATAGAGTCTCGTCTGGGCAACTTTGAGCGGCGTCTCTTTGTCTTTAATCGCCTGCTTGAGAGCCGCAATGTTGTGCTCTTGATCTCCAATCTCCTTCAGGATCTGTTGAAAAAGCATTTCGAGAGGAAATTAGAAACACTCTAGAACGCTTTGAGAAAGGTACGCAGCTGGATAAGTCCTTTATCCATCAAGTATTTCCGCTTGCAGGGTCAAGATATAGAAATGGCAAAGGCAGCCTCCAAGTGAAAGAGCCATCGCAGCATCAGAGAATCGCATGGTCCCATGAtggtcatatagtccaacccttcGCCCGGCATCCCAGTCTGCTGTTGTGCAAATGAGATGGTCTATAGGAATAATTTCTCTTTAGTGAATACGTGAATAAAGGACGTAATAAGATGCCGTTgtgtttttcttcaaaaatacCACTGGAACCTTTTGACGGTACAAAAATGCTCAATTGGAGTAGCATAGCAGTCTCTCAGCTCAATTCCGTGTGTTTGAAAGCAATTTCGTCTAAATCAATCCTGCTGTTTCCCATCTTTGACTCTCTAAGCCGGGGATCAGTCTTTGAAAAGTGCCTCGCATAAGAAGGCATTCAAGGTACATATTCCAAAACAGGGGCGGCTAGCTGGGTCTCCCATCAAAGGGGAGTGAATCCAGCTTGGGTTTGGGTTCAAACTACTGTATAAAAGGGCTGCAGAACATTTCATAGGGGGACAGGATTCAGCACTTTTGGGTAGCTTCTtacagtttggattaaaacccagtgCAGATTCACTcatgaacagagagagagagcaaagctACCAGCCACCAAGGTGGGGTTCCCAACATGTTATTCAGGGGAACATTATTGCATGGGGCAAAATGCCTCTTGCAGGGCCATTAAGGTGTTgaatcttgttgttgctgttgttgttgtgtgccttcaagtcatttctggcctaTGGCAGCCGTAAGGCTATTACAAGGTTTTCCagggccaagagagtgtgactttcccaaggtgagtttccatggaattgaaccctggcctgcaGAGTCAccatccaacgctcaaaccactaggccatgctggttGAACCTAACCCCTGTCCCAAATCAAATGCAAcactgaaattattattattattattattattattattattattattattaatatcctacCTCTCCAGAAGGATCTAGGCTCTAGGCAGGTATACATTCTATGGTATACATTCTATGCCAGACTAAACTGTATTCAGGAAACTTGAGAAGGATCTCtggcctcttttcttcttttgctgtCTGAGTGTCGTTCGCATCTCTGAACTAGAGCTGGGCAATGCTAGCTTTTtaaggactgcatctcccagaaggAGCTGTCATCCAGAAAACTATGGAGCCTTGCCCTGGACTTGACATAAATTTTTAactatagggtttttttaaaaaaaaatagggtcatcataacttggaaacaatttgaagacacacaacaactacaacaactgtTATtcgatttgttttaaaaaaaacttttgtaaaataagatttgaATTTGATCTTGTTTGGAACcactgtaaactgccttggagaAAGATGAGGTAtattcaatcaatcagtcagtcagtcagtgagtcagtcagtcaatcaacgTCAGTTATACTCCAGTGCCAtttgttccttgcctgaaagtcCAGGATGCTCTGAGTTCAAGGAGCCTCTCTCACCAtgaggcagtggtccccaaacattggtcctccaagtgttttggacttcaactcccataatccccagccagcttggtcaacagtcaggaatcctgggagcttaagtccaaaacatctggagaaccaaagtttgggaatcactgccatgGAGGCATGGAGCCCAAAGCACGTACCTTCTTCAGATGGTGCTCCAGCTTGTGCTTGGCATCCTCCATTTCCGCGCAACGCGTGGCGAAGGCCTCGTTCGCCACATCGCTCTGCAGGCGCAGGTCCTCGGCCGTGTCATGGAGGATGTTGTCGATCACAGCGCGGAGGTTGATGGAGGCCAGTTTCTCCCGCTCGGCCCGGTAGATGTTGTCGTGGCTGTGCTTGGCCCAGGTTTCTGGGGTAGAAGcactgcagtgtggacacagcaaAGAAGGGAACCGAGTCAGGAAGGAAATAGTCAATGCATTTCAACACTATGCCCAGTATGTCAGTGGAACAGGTACAGGGGGGATACCGCATGTTGTTCTGCCCACCTTGCTtcagaagaaaaaagggaaagggtgCTATTGCATTTAATGCATGGATGGGGAACGGCACACAGAGCAGGGGGCATGTTTCTTCCTTGGGCCCACCCAGCAGAGCATGTCAACACATTTTGGCACAGCCAAAGTGATACACcatcatgtgttgttgttgttgttgttgttgttgtgtgccttcaagtaagctaagacctacttgtttagacaggcttttaaaacagaatgtttttaaggCATGCGACGGAGTGTTGTTTTATTgtcttaatgtattttaagcattttcatCTTTATTAAGCATCTTAATCTACTTTAATATAACattcttgtatgtttttttaactgTCTGGtgttttttaacattgtaagccaccctgagtcccacccttgggagaagggtgggatataataataataataataattattattattattattattattattattattattattattattattattattaaagtcattttcaacttatggcaaccctcagagGAAACTATTCCATGGTTTTCATGGCAcagttattcagagggggtttgcatggccaagctgggattcgaaccctggcctccagagtcatagtccaacactcaaaccaccacatgaCGCTGTCTCTTTGTGCCACCACTACTGGCtaccattttggctgattttcagCCTTTTTTGCATGTGTTGGTAAGATTTGGGAGTTTTGGAGTCAGGGCAAGCATACCACCCCATTTGGGAGATTTCAGCCCATGTTACTTATGGATGTATGATTTAATAAGATCACCACACATAGCAACTGAGACCTAGAACTCAGTTCTCCAAATGCTGGTTTCATAGTAGCCAAACTCAGGACACGATGCAAGACAGGATCAACCCAGAGTAACTCCAAGGTGTGCAGAAGTAGAAAACATTTTTATCTGTGACGGTGGGGAACCtctgttggaaatgcaacaatGCTCAGGGCTTAAAGCGTCAAATGGTTCTCAAGAGCACAGCAGTGGCAGGGTTAATGGAGCATCCAGACTCAATGCCACAACATTTTGCGGCAGTTCCCACTTGCCTTTGCTCGCTTTGACAAACCAGTAAAGATAACCCAGAAGGTCTCACCTGTCCTCAAACATGGCTGAGGTCGGGTGGAACTGGATGTTGGTGCTTTGGTTGTTGTACCTCCCGCACTTCTCGTCAATGTTGTATGTTTCAAGCTTGTCAGACCAATCCATTTCGCAAATCTGCTTCTGATCTCGGTTTAACCTGGAGGCACAAGTCACAACAGGTATCACTCGGCGAAGACAGCTTTCAAAGCATAGCCATTCACACGGATTCAACAGGTAAAAATTGTGGCGTGCTTTGTAAGCCGATTCCAATTCATGGCAATCCCAAGGTGAACCTTTCgcggggatttcttggcaagatttcttcagagggggtttgccatggccttcctctgaggttgagagagagtgacttgtccaaggtaacccagtgggtctccacggctgagtggggatttgaaccctggtctctcagtatcCCAGTCTAATACCCAAACCACCACTGCTGATTTACTTTGAAAATCCAGTGCCCAAAACCCAGTCCCCGGGTCCCCTTCCAGGGAGAACAACAAACATCGCTAAATACAATTATACATTTGGATTCTGGCTTTCCAAAGGAATGCAAAATAGGAGCAGGGATTTTCAATCCTGTTTCCACATGACACCTGCTGGGGATCTGGAGTGATGCACAAAGGAAGCTCACATTTTAAACTTGGACAATATAATAACACTGAGAGCCTCTCAGGGTCATCCatgctggagaaataacctggtttggcaccactttaattgccttagctcaaggctatggaattctgggagttggaatttgttatggggtccagagcagaggcaattaaagtggtgccaaaccgggttatttctccagtgcggatgcaggagCAGATGTAATCGCTGAATAAATACCAAATATCCAGGAGTGAAATCCACTCTTACAGGGTTTTTAGGGTTCCCTGCAAGCCCTAGGTTTCCACAAAATGCCACAAAGGGTTCTGCAGGGTATTCTGATTGGAAAAATacaactttttcttttaaagctgtGCATATAGAGGTTGTCGTTTCTTGTGtccccagagctttctgacacagaaggctcaatgtctcacaaaaactacagtt
This genomic stretch from Sceloporus undulatus isolate JIND9_A2432 ecotype Alabama chromosome 8, SceUnd_v1.1, whole genome shotgun sequence harbors:
- the TEKT4 gene encoding tektin-4 → MSHPGVLLTKEPAPQTIPVSELPMKVYEPALNIGPDSSSGLATAGFRTAKYLLEEWHQHNYGVYHEAFADRDHSERCRHESKHLAALTAELAQRTQQDSTTKVGERLQDIHFWKSELQREIEDLVAETGLLAAQKLRLERALDATSIFYSIAMDNLQCRERRQSPDLVRDQVEVELLKEAELIRNIQELLKRTVKQVVNQMQLNRDQKQICEMDWSDKLETYNIDEKCGRYNNQSTNIQFHPTSAMFEDSASTPETWAKHSHDNIYRAEREKLASINLRAVIDNILHDTAEDLRLQSDVANEAFATRCAEMEDAKHKLEHHLKKILKEIGDQEHNIAALKQAIKDKETPLKVAQTRLYDRSFRPNIDLCKDAAQFRLVSEVGELTASIEALKEKLEGSEQALVNLEATRMNLEKEIAVKANSIFIDRQKCMAHRARYPTVLKLAGYQ